The segment GCTTTCTTCTCTGAGCGAACGCGTTCAAACAATCCTAGCTCCCCTTCCTCATTAATCGTGAGAATCGGCTTTATTTGCAGGAGATTACCTAATAAAAATTGAGCTCCAGACATTCTTCCACCTTTATAAAGTTGTTCAAGCTTACCCAATAAAATCAAATTCTTGCTTCTAGCCGCTTGATTTCTCAGTTCAGCTGCTATATCCTTCACCTCACATCCCTCTTCGACTAATTGAAGACCTTTCGTCATCAATTCGGTAATCGTATAAGATAATGAGAGCGAATCAATTACTTCCACCTCAAAACCTGCTTGATCTTTGCCAGCGATTGAACTTGAAATGGTTCCACTTAATTTATTGGAAACATGAAAAGCAATTGCTTGATCATAGTCCACTTTAAGCTTTTTATACAATTCAACGAATGTTCCAACAGAAGGTTGTGAAGTCTTTGGCACCTCCTTGCTGTTTCGAATAATATCGAATAACTCATTTGTTGATAACTCAACTCCATCCTCATACTCACGTCCCTCTGAAATCACAACCATCGGGACAACATATATATCAGGATGATTTCTCAATTCCTCGGTCAAATAAACCGTACTATCTGTTACAAAAGCAATTTTATTTTTTGTCATAAAAACCATCCTTCCCTCGAGCACATCAATACTCCTATTATACTGCGAACCATCCATAATACCAAGTATTAGTATTAGGTGCTATTTTTACTTTTTCTGAAATTTAATTCTGCCATTCATTTACAAATGGTCTATTCTATCTTATACTTACTTTAAAAATGAGGTGGTTGATTTTGGCAATCGTTACAGTTGACTTTGATGGAACTCTCTATCAAGGAAACTCCTTTAAAACAATGTTTCAAATTGGAAAAAAGCGTTTTAAGACAAAGCAATGGACTGTTGTAGCAGGTGGGTTAGTAAAAGCATCAGCCCTTGGTGTAGTAAAAGGGAAAAACACCTTTCGCCACGAGTTTTTCAAAGCATTTGCCAAAACATTCAAAGGCAAAACGAACGCTGAATTAGAGGACTTCTTCCAAGAATTGGTGAATTTCGGAAGGGACGATATCCATCATAATTTAGTTCGTAAAATTCGCGAACACCAAAAAAATGGCGATACCGTCATTTTATTATCAGGGGCCCTTCAACCTTTTCTAAAAGCCTTTACAAAAGATTTAAAATTGGACGCTCATGTAATAAGTACGGAATTATTATTTACTAAAAATGGTCATTGCAAGGGTGAACTAGGTCAGATTATTAACGGAGAAGTGAAAGTAGAAAAGTTAACGAAATGGATCAAAGAACAACAGTATGTATCCGAAGAAACCACTGAAGAAATTTGGGCTTACGCGGACAGTGAGAGTGATATTCCCTTATTGAACCATGTCACTCATCCGATTGTCGTTAACCCAAAAGAAGACATGATGAAAATTGCTGAGCAAAATAAATGGTCCATTTTTGCTTCATAAGAAAAGAGAACTTCGCAGTCAGTTTGCTATAAACACTGTCTGTTTTTTTGTTCCTTTCCCGGAATCAAGTTTTCACATACCTGTTTATTCACTGTCATTTTCAATTCCTTTCGTCCGGCAGAAAAACACCGGTTCCACATTAGCAAAAATATATAAAAAAATTACCAGAAAAATAAACAATTTTATGTTTGTCCTGAATTATTCACAGATTTATTAAAAACAGTTACAAACTCTTATTTAATAGGCTTTTACCTAGATCGTTCATGCATGAAATAAATGAAAAAAGAATCCGTTTCTGTTAGGGTATAAGTACCACCAAATAACCAACAGAAAGGATTCTTTTCATGGCTACTTTACCCCAAATATCGCTTAATTTCAACCCTCGGATTAAACTCTCTGATCAAGGAGGTTCTCTTTCCTCTGACACTGGTGAACTTCTTATAAGAGAATTTGATGAAAAAATAGGCTTCTCCAAAACATTGGCTCACCATCTAAAACTAAAGGACAATCAACGATACTATGTCCATTCGAATGAACAGTTGCTTCGTCAAAAAATGTATCAATTGATCTCAGGATATTTTCAAGATGACGCTGCTGATCACTTGACGAACGATCCTGTATTTACACAAATCATTGGTACCGATGCATTGGCTTCTCAACCTACTTTGTCTCGTTTCTTCAGACGCTTTGATGCCAAATCCATTGAACAATTAAATCAAGCCAACCAAGAACTTCTTGACAACGTTCATCGTTTCCGAGAATCCAAATCACTCCTGATTGATTTAGATTCTACTCATTCCGATACCTATGGAAATCAAGAGTCTTCAGCTTACAATGCCCACTATGGGACGATTGGTTTCCATCCATTAGTCGCTTTTGATGGGGGGACTGGCGATTTTTTGAAGGCCAAGCTACGACCAGGTAATGTCTATACTTCCAATGGGGTTGTGGAATTTATCCAACCTCTCATTGAACATTACAACGAAAAGTTCCCAGAGACGACGCCCTTTCTTCGTGGAGATAGTGGGTTTGCGGTTCCAGCTCTGTATGAATTATGTGAAAAAGAATCCGTTTACTACGTTATTCGACTCAAGTCCAATGCAAATCTACAAAAAATAGCCAATGAACTTCATCCTTCTACTAGCCCATCCAATACATCGGAGACGGAATGTTATTAGGAAGAAACGGTTTATCAGGCTGCTTCTTGGTCAAAACTTAGAAAAGTAATCATCAAATCCGTTCGTCCTAAAGGTGAATTGTTTTTCAACCATACTTTCATTGTGACCAATCTAGTAGATGCCTTCTCGCCCAAGGATATAGCCCTTACTTATCAAAAAAGAGGAACGATGGAAAACTACATCAAAGAAGCTAAAAACGGATTTGGTTTCGATAAAATGAATAGTCATTCTTTCCAAGTGAACGAAGTAAGAATGATGTTCACTCTTCTAGCTTATAACCTAACGAATTGGTTGCGAACTCTTTGTTTTCCAAATGAAAAGAAGGGAATGCAAATTGAGACCATCCGCCTACAAATCATTAAAGTCGCTAGCAAACTAGTCCAATCAGGAAGGTCACTTTATTTCAAATTATCCTCCAGTTTTGTGTACCAAGAATTCTTTTGGAACACACTTCGGCGAATTCAGAGCATTAAGTTGGAGTGATTGTTCTAGATAATCCCCTTTTTTAAAATCTTGGATTGAACCATGGGAGACGTCTGCCCAAAAATTGACCCAATCCAACCAACTTTGACCAAATTACATCAATAGTAGAGAATACAGATAAAAATTTTCAAGTCAAATAGAAAAGATGACCATTTGGGTTACCTATTTGGATTAGCGAGGAAGTATGAATAATTCAGGTTTGTCTTTAAAAGTTTCTATGTTCCATTAATAGGAGTGTTGCGGAGGGAGAAAATGGTAAATGGCCATTTGCTGATAGAGGCATTTTCTCTTTTTTTACCTCCTTATTCACATCGTTTCACACGCAAACTAACAAACATGCAAAGATAAATGTGTGCTTCTAATTTTGTCTGCACTTTTCGTTGTTAAGTACTTTGTATAAATCCAAGGATCGTTGGAATAACAGTGAAAATGACTTGAAAAACAAGGAGAAATTTCAGCATCATTTCCACTTTTAGTACTTCAATAATGAACTACTAAATTATTTCATCGTTATCTTTAGATTTTGGTCTATACCAAGCTATCTTCTTATACTTTATTATAAGGAGATACTCGCGTATTTTCAAAATACAAAACAACGACAAAGTAGGTGTGGTCAAGATGGTTGTCGTTCATTTCTTTGAAAACAAGGATGTTTTATTAACCCAGCTGCTAATTGAAGCACCATCTGAAGGTGAGGACGTAACGATTAAGGGGCGCAAAGGAAAGGTTTCAAAAGTTGAATCTATTGATGATAAAACGATCCATGTTCAAGTCTTAATAGAAAAAATCACCATAAAAAATCAATTTGTGGATCAATCAAAAAAGAAAAGAAGGTAATTCCGTAAAGGGATGGAGAGGTGTTTTTCTGTCACATTAATGATACAAATCCTCCCATTTCTCTACATTTTTTATTTGGTGACTTACAAACCGAGAATAATCATCAACATTGAGCAATCTGAATAACTTCTTGAATATCAGATTCAATATTCATATTATCTATTAATACAAATAAATGATCTGTTTCACCTTCTTTCGGATCTTTAATACCATCTTTTAGAGCATCCTCCAGTTGCAGGACTTCCTCAAAACTAGAATAAGTACTTCTAAAAATACTCGGACTACGTTGACTTTGAGTAATTCGGTGCCTAAATACATCATCCTGGAAATCAAAGTGCACTAATATGCGGACAAACTCTTTTTCAGTGAACTACACGCCACTTAACACCCTTACGGTTCGTTTGAAGTGGGTGCTTCTTGGGAAGTAGATCCTTTTTTAGCTATCTATATTTACCAAACTATGAGGGTAGTTCCTCCCCCTATGGAAGATACCATTTACATGGCTAATT is part of the Bacillus sp. 2205SS5-2 genome and harbors:
- a CDS encoding DegV family protein, yielding MTKNKIAFVTDSTVYLTEELRNHPDIYVVPMVVISEGREYEDGVELSTNELFDIIRNSKEVPKTSQPSVGTFVELYKKLKVDYDQAIAFHVSNKLSGTISSSIAGKDQAGFEVEVIDSLSLSYTITELMTKGLQLVEEGCEVKDIAAELRNQAARSKNLILLGKLEQLYKGGRMSGAQFLLGNLLQIKPILTINEEGELGLFERVRSEKKATSMIVDVVKQSLEKGLVKQIGIMHGNVEGKAQEMKRIIEETIPNIEIVIGEISSSLAVHAGEGTIALFWHYEKV
- a CDS encoding HAD family hydrolase yields the protein MAIVTVDFDGTLYQGNSFKTMFQIGKKRFKTKQWTVVAGGLVKASALGVVKGKNTFRHEFFKAFAKTFKGKTNAELEDFFQELVNFGRDDIHHNLVRKIREHQKNGDTVILLSGALQPFLKAFTKDLKLDAHVISTELLFTKNGHCKGELGQIINGEVKVEKLTKWIKEQQYVSEETTEEIWAYADSESDIPLLNHVTHPIVVNPKEDMMKIAEQNKWSIFAS